In Flavobacteriales bacterium, one genomic interval encodes:
- a CDS encoding redoxin domain-containing protein: protein MRSSLLSFALLIAPLLSGQPVLLPSIGISTLPGNDDPVCTLPLQTPPITSVGRDAGETAADFTLYDRDGNAFNLHDALAAGKPVLMISASYTCPVFRNKVPSINSVVATYGDELTTVIIYTVEAHPDQDISPYFGVVNTGAQNISAGILYRQPTTYGERKDVLDALTLDMQIDAPIYLDGPCNEWWDYYGPQPNNAYLIDTTGVLFAHHDWYDKDPENIICDIDSLLGNPVDCTTTLGGSFTFELTGNDTVYGADATTLTAECLLTNPSTSDVQVRVVRMNMQLPTGWSSSLCMDICYQTDTITAYVTIPAGDEQHFYNYFYSPPSVGTGYVRVGFRNMDDDTNGFTQRLWGINNGPTSTEEHSDAIDAWRLYPDPVTDVFNVQGPQRTDRIRIFDLSGRTVATIAGTNSFVILDREPGGYFALPMLGHELVGPGLRFMKL, encoded by the coding sequence ATGAGATCCTCACTTCTTTCCTTCGCCTTGCTGATCGCTCCCTTGCTTAGTGGTCAACCTGTCCTTCTGCCTAGCATTGGTATTAGTACGCTTCCGGGCAACGATGATCCAGTCTGTACACTACCACTGCAAACACCTCCGATCACCTCAGTTGGCCGAGATGCGGGAGAAACCGCAGCGGACTTCACGCTGTATGACCGCGATGGAAATGCGTTCAACCTGCATGATGCATTGGCTGCCGGCAAGCCGGTGTTGATGATCAGCGCGAGCTATACTTGCCCGGTCTTCCGGAACAAGGTCCCATCCATCAACAGTGTAGTTGCGACCTATGGCGATGAATTGACCACCGTGATCATTTACACTGTTGAAGCACATCCCGATCAGGATATCAGTCCGTATTTCGGCGTGGTGAATACGGGAGCCCAGAACATCAGCGCGGGCATTCTCTATCGCCAACCAACAACTTATGGCGAGCGGAAGGATGTGCTGGATGCACTTACGTTGGATATGCAGATCGATGCTCCGATCTATTTGGACGGACCCTGCAACGAATGGTGGGACTATTACGGACCTCAGCCGAACAACGCGTACTTGATCGATACCACTGGCGTGCTCTTCGCACACCACGATTGGTACGATAAGGATCCGGAGAACATCATCTGTGATATTGATAGCCTGTTAGGAAATCCCGTGGATTGCACAACGACTTTAGGAGGCTCCTTCACTTTCGAACTGACCGGCAACGACACGGTCTACGGTGCCGACGCGACCACGTTGACCGCTGAATGTCTGCTCACTAACCCATCGACCTCAGATGTACAGGTGCGTGTTGTGCGCATGAACATGCAACTACCAACGGGTTGGAGCAGCTCGCTGTGCATGGATATCTGTTATCAGACGGACACGATTACGGCGTACGTTACCATCCCTGCGGGCGACGAACAACATTTCTACAATTATTTCTATTCGCCTCCGAGTGTCGGGACCGGCTATGTGCGCGTTGGATTCCGCAATATGGATGACGACACGAATGGCTTTACCCAAAGGCTATGGGGAATCAATAATGGGCCTACAAGCACAGAAGAACATTCCGATGCGATCGATGCTTGGCGTCTTTATCCGGATCCCGTAACGGATGTGTTCAACGTACAAGGTCCTCAACGCACGGACCGCATCCGGATCTTCGATCTTTCGGGCAGAACGGTGGCGACGATCGCTGGCACCAATTCATTCGTGATACTGGACAGGGAACCGGGTGGCTATTTCGCTTTGCCTATGTTGGGGCATGAACTGGTGGGGCCGGGGTTGCGTTTCATGAAATTGTAG
- a CDS encoding winged helix-turn-helix transcriptional regulator, giving the protein MGLAKLEEFTVRDNRIARYAKALAHPARVAILRLLIKKNACVCGDIVDELPLSQSTVSQHLKELKEAGLIQGDIDGKRVCYCIDPKEWAMAQKTFIEMMTSFKAVDTTCCT; this is encoded by the coding sequence ATGGGACTTGCCAAACTCGAAGAATTCACGGTGCGCGATAATCGGATAGCTCGTTATGCGAAAGCCTTAGCACATCCGGCGCGTGTAGCCATTTTGAGGTTATTGATCAAGAAGAACGCTTGTGTCTGTGGTGATATCGTGGATGAGCTACCCCTCTCGCAGAGTACGGTGAGCCAGCATTTGAAGGAATTGAAAGAAGCCGGTTTGATTCAAGGAGATATCGATGGTAAGCGCGTCTGTTATTGCATCGACCCCAAAGAATGGGCGATGGCGCAGAAGACTTTTATTGAGATGATGACCAGCTTCAAAGCGGTTGATACCACATGTTGTACCTGA
- a CDS encoding arsenite methyltransferase — MKNAEELKESVRRTYADIASQSKEANAASCCGAGGCSTEVYNIMTDDYTGLQGHAPDADLGLGCGLPTETAGIKPGHTVLDLGSGAGNDAFVARAAVGPDGRVIGVDFTPEMIAKAKANAIKLGYDNVEFRQGDIEQLPLSSNMVDVVVSNCVLNLVPDKQKAFSEMFRVLKTDGHFSVSDIVLTRELPQELRQAAELYAGCVTGAIQQDQYMKMIVDAGFENVNVVKSKPIIIPDDILERYLSAPAIAEVKKDGLGIVSITVTGTRTKDAACCVVNEDKTAKVNVATGEDCGCGPQSTCC; from the coding sequence ATGAAGAACGCAGAAGAACTGAAAGAGTCCGTTCGCCGAACATACGCGGACATCGCTTCTCAAAGCAAAGAAGCCAACGCTGCTTCGTGTTGTGGTGCTGGTGGTTGCAGTACCGAAGTCTACAACATCATGACCGATGATTACACCGGTCTGCAAGGTCATGCACCCGATGCGGACCTGGGACTTGGTTGCGGTCTGCCTACGGAGACGGCAGGGATCAAACCGGGACATACGGTACTGGACCTTGGCAGTGGTGCAGGTAACGATGCATTCGTTGCACGCGCAGCTGTCGGCCCGGATGGTCGAGTGATCGGTGTGGACTTTACACCAGAGATGATCGCAAAGGCCAAGGCAAATGCGATCAAGCTTGGTTACGATAACGTTGAGTTCCGTCAAGGGGACATTGAACAGCTACCCTTGTCAAGCAACATGGTGGATGTTGTTGTAAGCAACTGCGTATTGAACCTTGTGCCCGATAAGCAAAAAGCGTTCAGCGAAATGTTCCGTGTCCTGAAGACAGACGGACACTTCAGTGTTTCCGACATTGTGCTTACACGAGAGTTGCCTCAGGAACTGCGCCAAGCGGCAGAGCTTTATGCAGGCTGTGTTACGGGAGCGATCCAGCAGGACCAATACATGAAGATGATCGTAGATGCAGGATTCGAGAACGTGAACGTCGTGAAGAGCAAGCCGATCATCATTCCTGACGATATCCTCGAACGCTACTTATCCGCACCTGCAATTGCCGAAGTGAAAAAGGATGGTCTCGGTATAGTAAGCATAACCGTAACCGGAACACGAACGAAAGATGCTGCGTGTTGCGTGGTGAACGAGGACAAGACCGCAAAAGTCAACGTCGCGACGGGTGAGGATTGTGGCTGTGGCCCTCAAAGTACGTGCTGTTGA
- the rplM gene encoding 50S ribosomal protein L13 — MANAATVTPEWLIVDAENETLGRFASRVAMLVRGKHKTTFTPHVNCGDHVIVINADKIRLTGKKMADKEYQRYSLHPGGQTREPAKNLMARKPEAMMEIAVRGMLPKNRLGRRLFSNLHVVVGPDHKHEAQKPRKIDLNTIK; from the coding sequence ATGGCCAACGCGGCCACGGTAACGCCTGAATGGCTTATCGTTGATGCTGAAAATGAGACACTTGGACGCTTCGCAAGCAGAGTAGCAATGCTCGTTCGCGGTAAGCACAAGACCACCTTCACACCGCACGTTAATTGTGGTGATCACGTGATCGTGATCAATGCCGATAAGATCCGTCTTACCGGTAAGAAGATGGCAGACAAGGAATATCAACGCTATAGCCTACATCCAGGAGGACAGACCCGTGAGCCGGCCAAGAACCTGATGGCACGTAAGCCAGAGGCTATGATGGAGATCGCCGTTCGCGGTATGCTCCCGAAGAACCGTCTTGGCCGTCGTTTGTTCAGTAACCTCCACGTTGTGGTAGGGCCTGACCATAAGCACGAAGCACAGAAGCCCCGTAAGATCGACCTGAATACCATTAAGTAA
- the rpsI gene encoding 30S ribosomal protein S9: MEPVLSLGRRKTSVARITLTEGNGAITVNGRESSDYFPITMQQFKLQQPFKLTDTVGKYDITVRVDGGGITGQVDAVRLGIARALVKVDADHKPKLKAEDLMTRNPREVERKKFGRKKARKRFQFSKR, from the coding sequence ATGGAACCAGTACTTAGCCTTGGCCGTCGTAAGACTTCGGTGGCCCGCATCACCCTCACAGAAGGGAACGGTGCAATTACCGTGAATGGTCGTGAAAGCAGCGATTATTTCCCGATAACCATGCAGCAATTCAAACTGCAGCAACCATTCAAACTAACGGATACCGTTGGGAAGTATGATATCACCGTCCGTGTGGATGGTGGTGGAATTACCGGCCAAGTGGATGCCGTGCGTTTGGGTATCGCTCGCGCATTGGTGAAAGTCGATGCCGACCACAAACCGAAATTGAAAGCCGAAGATCTGATGACACGTAACCCACGCGAAGTGGAGCGTAAGAAATTCGGTCGCAAGAAAGCGCGTAAGCGTTTCCAATTCAGCAAGCGTTAA
- the rpsB gene encoding 30S ribosomal protein S2, protein MARIEFNQLLEAGVHFGHLRRKWNPNMAPYIFAEKKGIHIIDLNKTAAKLEEATNAMRSIAKSGKKILFVATKKQAKDIVAEKVKAIDMPYVTERWSGGMLTNFGTIRRTIKKMATIDRMRTDGTFENMSKRERLQVSRQRDKMEKNLGSITDLTRLPSALFIVDIIKEHIAVAEARKLGIPTFAMVDTNSDPSLIDFPIPANDDATKSIELVMNEMIKAIQEGLEERKNDKNAVADDSDDEGEEDGAPKARVLRPRKEAAPKGAGPKAEKLEPAVAAAETTEEPKAEVLEAPKAVTADVVAGEKAADSDVE, encoded by the coding sequence ATGGCCCGTATTGAATTCAACCAACTGCTTGAAGCAGGCGTACACTTCGGACACCTACGTCGTAAGTGGAATCCGAACATGGCTCCTTACATCTTCGCCGAGAAGAAAGGGATCCACATCATTGACCTGAACAAGACAGCTGCAAAGCTTGAGGAAGCCACCAACGCCATGCGTAGCATTGCTAAAAGTGGTAAGAAGATCCTGTTCGTTGCTACCAAGAAGCAAGCGAAGGATATCGTTGCTGAAAAGGTAAAAGCCATCGATATGCCCTACGTTACGGAGCGTTGGAGCGGTGGTATGTTGACCAACTTCGGTACGATCCGTCGCACGATCAAGAAGATGGCCACCATCGATCGTATGCGTACGGACGGAACATTTGAGAACATGAGCAAGCGCGAACGTCTCCAAGTGAGCCGCCAGCGTGATAAGATGGAGAAGAACCTTGGTTCCATCACCGATCTTACCCGTTTGCCTAGCGCATTGTTCATCGTTGACATCATTAAGGAACACATTGCTGTTGCTGAAGCGCGCAAATTGGGTATCCCAACGTTCGCAATGGTTGATACCAATAGCGATCCATCCTTGATCGATTTCCCGATCCCGGCCAACGATGATGCCACAAAGAGCATCGAATTGGTAATGAACGAGATGATCAAAGCGATCCAGGAAGGTCTCGAAGAGCGGAAGAACGATAAGAACGCCGTTGCCGATGATTCCGATGACGAGGGTGAAGAGGATGGAGCACCAAAAGCAAGAGTGCTACGTCCACGTAAGGAAGCCGCACCAAAAGGAGCTGGACCAAAAGCCGAAAAACTTGAGCCTGCCGTAGCCGCTGCAGAAACAACAGAAGAGCCGAAAGCTGAAGTGCTTGAGGCACCAAAGGCTGTGACTGCGGACGTTGTTGCCGGTGAAAAAGCCGCTGATAGCGACGTTGAATAA
- a CDS encoding elongation factor Ts, with protein sequence MAITAADVNKLRQSTGAGMMDCKKALMEANGDFDAAVDVLRKQGQKVAAKRADRDASEGLVIATTTADNTQGALVCINCETDFVAKNADFAGMAEAMAKIALENGLDTIEALKAAKFDGKLTVAEKLIEQTGVIGEKIDISACSIVKAPYVYAYNHPGNKVASIVGLNKAGFENAAKDVAMQIAAMGPIALDKSSTPQSVIDKELEIGKELAIQEGKPAEMAEKIAQGRLNKFFKESTLLAQEFIKDNKMNVEQYLQSQDKELTATAFKRHSLTV encoded by the coding sequence ATGGCTATTACTGCTGCCGATGTGAATAAGCTACGCCAGTCGACCGGGGCTGGTATGATGGATTGCAAAAAGGCGCTTATGGAGGCCAATGGCGACTTCGATGCCGCTGTGGATGTTCTCCGCAAGCAAGGCCAGAAAGTTGCAGCCAAACGTGCCGATCGTGACGCGAGCGAAGGCTTGGTGATCGCAACGACTACCGCCGATAACACGCAAGGTGCGTTGGTGTGTATCAATTGCGAAACCGATTTCGTTGCGAAGAACGCGGACTTTGCTGGAATGGCAGAGGCTATGGCGAAGATCGCATTGGAGAATGGGCTCGATACCATTGAGGCCTTGAAAGCAGCCAAATTCGATGGCAAATTGACCGTAGCTGAAAAGTTGATCGAACAGACCGGTGTGATCGGCGAGAAGATCGACATCAGTGCTTGCTCAATCGTTAAAGCTCCCTACGTTTATGCTTACAATCACCCTGGTAACAAGGTGGCAAGTATCGTTGGGTTGAATAAGGCCGGTTTTGAGAACGCAGCGAAGGACGTTGCTATGCAGATCGCGGCTATGGGCCCTATCGCGTTGGATAAGAGCAGTACCCCGCAAAGTGTGATCGACAAGGAATTGGAGATCGGCAAGGAACTCGCTATCCAAGAGGGAAAACCAGCTGAAATGGCTGAAAAGATCGCACAGGGTCGCCTCAACAAATTCTTCAAGGAAAGCACCTTGCTCGCACAGGAATTCATCAAGGACAATAAGATGAACGTAGAGCAATACCTCCAGTCGCAGGACAAGGAACTTACCGCTACGGCCTTCAAGCGTCACTCGTTGACCGTGTGA
- a CDS encoding UMP kinase produces MMANKYKRILLKLSGESLMGDQAYGIDSARLRSYAKEIKAIADQGVQVAIVIGGGNIYRGMQAEGSGIDRVQGDHMGMLATMINSLALQSALEEQGYKTRLMSAIKMEQIAEPFIRRRAVRHLEKGRIVIFGAGTGNPYFTTDTAASLRAIEIEANVILKGTRVDGIYTADPEKDKTATKYERISFDEVYSKGLNVMDLTAFTLCKENDLPIIVFDMNKPGNLGRLVAGEKVGTLVEL; encoded by the coding sequence ATCATGGCCAATAAATACAAACGCATCCTCCTGAAACTTTCTGGTGAAAGCCTTATGGGTGATCAGGCTTATGGGATCGACAGCGCACGCCTGCGGTCGTATGCCAAGGAGATCAAGGCAATTGCCGATCAAGGGGTCCAAGTGGCCATTGTTATCGGTGGCGGGAACATCTACCGCGGCATGCAGGCCGAAGGAAGCGGGATCGATCGTGTGCAAGGAGACCACATGGGGATGTTGGCCACGATGATCAATAGCCTCGCCTTGCAAAGCGCGTTGGAAGAACAAGGGTATAAGACCCGCTTGATGAGCGCTATAAAAATGGAGCAGATCGCTGAGCCGTTCATTCGGCGCCGGGCTGTGCGCCATTTGGAAAAGGGACGGATCGTGATCTTCGGAGCGGGTACAGGCAATCCCTATTTTACAACGGATACCGCTGCCAGCTTACGTGCCATCGAAATAGAAGCCAATGTGATCCTCAAAGGGACGCGCGTGGATGGTATTTACACTGCGGATCCTGAAAAGGACAAGACCGCCACCAAGTACGAGCGTATTTCGTTTGACGAGGTTTATTCCAAGGGCCTGAACGTGATGGATCTCACCGCATTCACGCTGTGCAAGGAGAATGATCTACCCATCATCGTGTTCGATATGAACAAACCCGGAAATCTCGGCAGATTGGTCGCAGGTGAAAAAGTGGGGACCTTGGTTGAGCTTTAA
- the frr gene encoding ribosome recycling factor, translated as MIDTATAIQQCEQHMKSAVEHLDNELTKIRAGAANPMMLEGVRVDYYGQMVPLSQVSAVNSGDARTLFVKPWEKNMIDPIEKAIIGANLGFNPSNNGESVIIHVPMLTEDRRKALVKNAHAEGEHAKVGIRSSRQKAMDAIKQAKKDGLPEDEAKSLDGEVEKLTGVYNKKVDALIEAKEKDIMKV; from the coding sequence ATGATCGATACAGCTACAGCTATCCAACAGTGCGAACAACACATGAAGAGTGCCGTTGAGCACTTGGATAATGAATTGACGAAGATCCGTGCTGGTGCCGCCAACCCTATGATGCTCGAAGGTGTTCGCGTGGATTACTATGGCCAAATGGTGCCCTTGTCACAGGTCTCTGCGGTCAATAGTGGCGATGCGCGTACACTGTTCGTGAAGCCGTGGGAGAAGAACATGATCGATCCGATCGAAAAGGCCATCATCGGTGCCAACCTCGGTTTCAATCCGAGCAACAATGGTGAAAGTGTGATCATCCACGTACCCATGCTTACCGAGGATCGCCGTAAAGCGTTGGTGAAGAACGCACATGCTGAAGGTGAACATGCCAAAGTAGGCATCCGCAGTAGCCGACAGAAAGCCATGGATGCGATCAAACAAGCCAAGAAGGATGGTCTTCCGGAGGATGAAGCCAAAAGCCTCGATGGCGAAGTCGAAAAATTGACCGGGGTCTACAACAAGAAAGTAGACGCACTGATCGAGGCGAAGGAGAAGGATATCATGAAGGTGTGA
- a CDS encoding SPASM domain-containing protein — MFSATRDAIEWSRKTTPRRLRNAASLWTSYQRAKRSKEPHIGGMPFSISFEPTTACNLRCPECPSGLRSFTRPTGNLKTDLFQRVMDELGPDLWALTFYFQGEPYINPNFLDMVGIANSKGLYTNTSTNAHFLTEEKAEATVRSGLSRLIISLDGTDQETYSAYRKEGELAKVIEGAERVVKWKKKLKSLTPHIVFQFLVVKPNEHQIGEARALAKKIGVDDLWLKTAQIYDPKDDHPLIPTQDKYARYKRSANGIWEVKNKLDDECWKMWHSCVVTWDGRVVPCCFDKDAHHVLGDLNTHSFKELWHSDAYNDFRRQLLHSRSSIEMCKNCSEGSPVWA; from the coding sequence ATGTTCAGCGCAACCCGTGATGCTATCGAGTGGTCCAGAAAGACCACGCCCCGCCGTTTGCGGAATGCGGCATCCTTGTGGACGAGCTACCAGCGTGCCAAGCGGAGCAAGGAACCACATATTGGCGGCATGCCGTTCAGCATAAGCTTTGAGCCTACTACGGCGTGTAATCTGCGTTGCCCGGAATGCCCAAGTGGGTTGCGTTCATTCACGCGGCCTACGGGAAATCTGAAGACGGACCTCTTCCAACGCGTCATGGATGAACTGGGTCCAGACCTGTGGGCGCTGACGTTCTACTTTCAAGGCGAGCCGTACATCAATCCGAATTTCTTGGATATGGTGGGGATCGCGAACAGCAAAGGGTTGTACACGAATACCAGCACCAACGCGCATTTTCTTACGGAAGAAAAAGCGGAGGCAACTGTGCGCAGTGGTTTATCGCGGCTGATCATTTCGTTGGATGGTACGGACCAGGAAACGTATTCGGCCTACCGCAAAGAAGGCGAATTGGCCAAGGTGATCGAAGGCGCAGAACGCGTTGTGAAGTGGAAGAAAAAGTTGAAGAGCTTGACGCCCCACATCGTTTTCCAATTCCTGGTCGTAAAACCGAATGAGCACCAGATCGGTGAAGCGCGTGCGTTAGCGAAGAAGATCGGTGTGGATGACCTCTGGTTGAAAACAGCCCAGATCTACGACCCGAAAGATGATCATCCGTTGATCCCAACGCAGGATAAATATGCGCGCTATAAACGCAGCGCCAATGGCATTTGGGAAGTGAAGAACAAGCTCGATGATGAGTGCTGGAAAATGTGGCACAGTTGTGTTGTTACGTGGGATGGTCGCGTAGTTCCCTGTTGTTTCGACAAGGACGCGCACCACGTACTAGGCGACCTGAACACCCATAGTTTCAAGGAGCTTTGGCACAGTGATGCCTACAACGATTTCCGTCGCCAGCTGTTGCATTCGCGCAGCAGCATTGAAATGTGCAAGAATTGTAGTGAAGGGAGCCCTGTTTGGGCGTGA
- a CDS encoding T9SS type A sorting domain-containing protein codes for MYWNRWDQSPDYFHACAGNLGGIDTLLDVPWNGFTWQYAYDGDGYVGSGCFLVDDFHELVGAELIQPLVVGQTYYASFYTNLATEGSYWEARWACNNQGLLFTMNEHIWQLTTGAGPEFVVRNYAHVNNTTVITDTMNWTLVSGSFIADSAYRYVVIGNFFADAFTDTVHLSANPSIAAYYLFDAVCVSSDPNGCPMATSILDYNNVTQHVYVDQASGQLVIGGIQANSAYGLFDMSGRLFNQGEVNSGMISIADLPLGVYTLVIKLNNGESIREKFVYMH; via the coding sequence TTGTATTGGAACCGTTGGGACCAAAGCCCAGACTATTTTCATGCATGCGCGGGAAACCTTGGTGGAATTGATACGTTATTGGATGTTCCTTGGAATGGCTTTACATGGCAATATGCCTATGACGGTGACGGTTATGTAGGCAGTGGTTGTTTCTTGGTGGACGATTTCCATGAATTGGTAGGCGCAGAGTTAATTCAACCTCTGGTAGTTGGGCAAACCTACTATGCTAGTTTCTATACTAACCTAGCCACGGAAGGTAGCTACTGGGAAGCACGTTGGGCCTGTAACAATCAAGGGTTGCTTTTTACGATGAATGAACACATCTGGCAATTAACAACTGGTGCCGGACCGGAGTTTGTCGTTAGGAACTATGCGCATGTGAACAACACAACAGTTATCACGGATACGATGAATTGGACGCTGGTAAGTGGGAGTTTTATTGCAGATAGTGCGTATAGGTATGTTGTGATCGGCAACTTTTTTGCTGATGCATTCACCGATACCGTCCATCTTTCGGCTAACCCGTCTATAGCGGCGTACTACTTGTTCGATGCTGTTTGTGTTTCTTCCGACCCTAATGGTTGTCCTATGGCCACAAGTATATTGGACTATAATAATGTCACGCAACACGTTTATGTGGATCAGGCATCAGGACAACTTGTTATTGGTGGAATTCAAGCAAATAGTGCGTATGGACTGTTCGATATGTCCGGCAGGTTGTTCAATCAAGGAGAGGTAAATTCAGGAATGATCAGTATTGCGGACCTCCCACTAGGAGTCTATACGCTTGTCATTAAATTGAACAATGGTGAAAGCATTCGTGAGAAATTCGTTTACATGCATTGA
- a CDS encoding tail fiber domain-containing protein — protein sequence MANFPHEWRTSNILRMRLTPTLVNQNWGWYQTGNLDFSGHLGIGSPAPNPPLTYLHIYSGFTGVTPGYRPWMRVGTYATQDSDGLYIGMRPINGLTHSILSWSDDFTANQGQGPDPMCFVFTSQPDNTTVANTFAGLEIARMLPAANGNEGYLGIGDYFTAGLNPTQRLDVLDGFARIRQLPTDPISTSTDMVVVRADGVLEHRPMPTTGLADCDWSTDPGPQNNVSTAFGAVDPNCPDANDAVGIGLNLGGALATSKMTIASTNFARGLDVTASNANGFVIGGRFSALGTSNSGTRGIQVFSNGAGAGAVGRAADFISNDNSFYTNGVHAETFGGTFQAAAVYGWCHSTATNNIGLYGRVDATTATSWAGYFQGNVHVQGNITASGTVTWSDESIKTDVQEITDPMEIIRQLRPTTYQFLTDQNPYMNLPLGLQRGFIAQEVENVMPDVVHDIHIAPVLDQETNEVMADAQVIKGINYTAIIPVVVAGMQEQDAKVAVLEAQLAEAQTTNATLNDQVQHLTDRLDAMDQNIASCCAIHSDQRSTSGEELIDEKLNGANDRLLHIAPNPFETQTTIYYQLEQGGRMQLMANSADGKQLRVLHEANMEQGSYQFNWNTADLALGIYYVTLLLDGKPITKKAVKMM from the coding sequence ATGGCAAACTTTCCGCACGAATGGCGCACTAGTAACATTCTACGTATGCGGCTTACCCCTACTTTGGTCAATCAGAACTGGGGATGGTACCAGACCGGTAATCTGGATTTTAGCGGGCACTTGGGCATTGGTAGTCCGGCCCCGAATCCCCCGTTGACATACTTGCATATATACAGTGGCTTCACTGGTGTTACACCGGGATATAGACCTTGGATGCGTGTAGGAACCTATGCTACACAGGATTCTGATGGTTTATACATTGGCATGCGACCAATTAATGGTCTAACGCACTCGATCCTTAGTTGGTCTGATGATTTCACTGCAAATCAAGGTCAAGGCCCGGATCCGATGTGTTTTGTATTCACTAGTCAGCCGGACAATACGACCGTTGCGAATACTTTTGCTGGTTTAGAAATTGCAAGAATGCTCCCAGCAGCTAACGGCAATGAAGGGTATTTAGGCATAGGCGATTACTTCACAGCAGGTTTGAACCCAACGCAACGGTTGGATGTTTTGGATGGTTTTGCGCGCATCCGCCAACTCCCTACAGACCCAATAAGTACTTCTACAGACATGGTCGTAGTTCGGGCTGATGGGGTTTTAGAACATAGGCCAATGCCAACGACAGGCCTTGCAGATTGTGATTGGTCGACAGATCCTGGCCCTCAGAATAACGTTTCCACGGCTTTCGGTGCTGTGGATCCGAATTGTCCCGATGCGAACGATGCGGTCGGTATCGGTTTGAATCTTGGCGGAGCACTAGCAACGTCCAAAATGACCATCGCTTCCACGAACTTTGCTCGTGGATTGGATGTTACTGCTTCCAATGCGAATGGCTTCGTTATCGGTGGTCGTTTCAGTGCTCTAGGTACTTCCAATAGTGGCACCAGAGGTATACAGGTGTTTTCGAATGGTGCTGGAGCCGGTGCCGTGGGTCGGGCAGCTGATTTCATTTCGAATGACAATTCCTTCTATACGAACGGAGTTCACGCTGAAACCTTTGGCGGTACTTTTCAAGCCGCCGCTGTATATGGTTGGTGTCACTCAACTGCAACAAACAATATTGGGTTGTACGGCAGGGTTGATGCAACAACAGCCACTAGTTGGGCAGGGTATTTTCAGGGCAATGTGCATGTTCAAGGCAATATAACGGCGTCCGGGACAGTAACATGGTCTGACGAAAGTATCAAGACTGATGTGCAAGAAATTACTGATCCTATGGAAATAATTCGGCAGTTAAGGCCCACTACGTACCAGTTCTTAACCGATCAGAACCCTTACATGAACTTGCCGCTGGGTTTGCAACGTGGTTTTATTGCACAAGAGGTAGAGAATGTGATGCCTGATGTGGTCCATGATATTCATATCGCACCTGTGCTGGATCAAGAAACGAATGAAGTCATGGCAGATGCGCAGGTTATTAAAGGGATCAACTACACTGCAATAATCCCCGTTGTCGTTGCTGGAATGCAGGAGCAAGACGCTAAAGTCGCCGTGCTAGAAGCCCAACTCGCCGAAGCTCAAACCACCAACGCCACACTGAATGATCAGGTTCAGCACCTTACGGATCGTCTGGATGCCATGGACCAGAATATTGCAAGCTGCTGCGCTATACATTCTGACCAGCGGAGTACTAGTGGAGAAGAATTGATCGATGAAAAACTGAATGGAGCGAACGACCGCTTGCTTCATATTGCACCGAATCCATTCGAAACGCAAACGACCATTTACTACCAATTGGAACAAGGTGGTCGGATGCAACTCATGGCCAACAGCGCTGATGGTAAACAATTGCGCGTGCTGCATGAAGCAAACATGGAGCAAGGCAGTTACCAGTTCAATTGGAACACCGCTGACCTTGCGCTAGGAATTTACTATGTTACACTGCTGTTGGATGGTAAGCCAATAACGAAGAAAGCCGTTAAAATGATGTGA